In Herpetosiphonaceae bacterium, the genomic stretch CCAGGATCAGCGGCTTCTGCGCCGCGCCGATCAGCTTGATCGCCTCGCGAACCTGGCGGCGATTGCCCTCGTAGGTCGGCCTGTAGCCGGGCAGCGAGACGCTTTCGGGCCAGCGCGGCGTGGTGCGGGCCTGCTGCGCGTTCTTCGCCACATCGATCAGCACCGGGCCGGGCCGCCCCGTCCGCGCGATATGAAACGCCTCTTTGAAGACCGCCGCCAGATCGTCGATCTCGGTGACGAGGTAGTTATGCTTGGTGATCGGCTGCGTAATGCCGGTGACATCAGTCTCCTGAAAGGCATCCTTGCCGATGAACTGCGCGGCCACCTGGCCGGTGATCGCCACGATCGGCACGCTGTCCATCATCGCATCGGCCAGCGCCGTCACCAGATTGGTCGCGCCGGGGCCGCTGGTCGCCACGCACACGCCGACCTTACCCGATGCGCGGGCGTAGCCCTCGGCGGCATGGCCCGCCGCCTGCTCATGCCGCACCAGCACGTGCTTCAGTTCGGGATACTCCGGCAGCGCATGATAGAAGGGCATAATCGCGCCGCCGGGATAGCCGAACATAATCTCCACACCCTCGCGGATGAGCGCCTCGCACATAATCTGGGCGCCGGTTCGTGTTTCTGACATGGTATTGCTCCTAAGAACAGAGAACAAAGAACATTGGGAATGCACAAAGAACAGATTCGGAGAACTCCGTTGTTCTCTGTTTTCTCTTAGTTCTTCAGACCTCCAACACAGCGCCATTGCTTGCGTTCGTCACCATCTGGGTGTAGCGGGCCAGCCAGCCACGGGCGTACTTGCGCGCGGGAGCCTGCCAGTCCGCTCGCCGTGCCGCCAGCTCATCGTCGCCTAGCTCGACGATCATTGAGCGCGCGGGCAGGTCGATCGTGATCATGTCGCCGTCGCGCAGCAGCGCCAGCGGGCCGCCCTCGGCAGCTTCAGGGGAGGCATGCCCGATGCACAGGCCGCGCGTGCCGCCCGAAAAGCGGCCATCGGTGATCAGCGCGACCGTCGAGCTGAGCGCGGGCATGCCCTTGATCATGCTGGTCAGCGCCAGCATCTCGCGCATGCCGGGACCGCCGCGCGGCCCCTCGTAGCGCACGATCACCACGTCGCCGGGCTGAATACCGCCGTTGATCGCGGCGTTGGTGGCAATCTCTTCGCTGTCGAAGCAGCGCGCGGGGCCGCGAAAGGTCATCTGATGCTGATCGACCGCGCCGACCTTGACCACCGCTCCCGCAGGCGCGAGATTGCCGAAGAGCACGCACAGGCCGCCGCGCGCCGAGTGCGGCTGCTCGATCGGGCGGATACATTCGGGGTTGGCGTTGCGCGCGACTTCGAGGTTCTCGCCCAGCGTGCGGCCCGTAACCGTCAGCGCGTCAAGCGCCAGCGCGTCGGGCTTGTGCGCAAGCTCTTTCAAGATCGCGGGAATACCGCCCGCCAGGTGTACATCCTCGATATGCCACTGCCGATCGCCGTCCCACGCGGGGCTGACCTTCGCCAGATGCGGCACGCGCTCGGCTACCTCGTTGAAGCGCGCCACGGGATAGTCTACGTCGGCCTCACGGGCCAGCGCCAGCACATGCAGCACCGTGTTGGTGCTGCCGCCCATCGCCACATCCAGCGCCACCGCGTTATCGATCGCCGCAGGCGTGACGATCGCGCGAAAGGTGATCTGCGCCTTGATCAGCTCCATCAGTTGCCGCGCCGCGCGCTGCGCCAGATCGCGACGCTCAGGGCTGACCGCGAGGATCGTGCCGTTGCCGGGCAGCGCCACGCCGAGCGCCTCGCACAGGCAGTTCATGCTGTTGGCGGTGAACATGCCGGAGCACGAGCCGCAGGTGGGGCAGCCGTTGCGCTCCAGATCGAGCAGCCGCTGGTCGTCGATCTTGCCGCTGGCATACGCGCCCACGCCCTCGAAGACACTGATCAGATCGACCTTCTGGCCGGTCGAGTCGACACCCGCTTTCATCGGCCCGCCCGACACGAAGATCGTCGGGATGTTGACGCGAGCCGCGCCCATCAGCATGCCGGGCACGATCTTGTCGCAGTTGGGAATGCAGATCAGGCCGTCGAAGCAGTGCGCTGCGACCACCGTCTCGACCGAGTCGGCGATCAGCTCGCGCGACGGCAGCGAGTAGCGCATGCCCTCATGGCCCATCACGATGCCGTCGTCCACGCCGATCGTGTTGAACTCGAACGGCACGCCGCCCGCCGCGCGGATCGCCTCCTTGACGATGCGCCCGAACTCTTGCAGATGCACATGCCCCGGAATAATATCGATGTACGAGTTACAGACCGCAATAAACGGCTTGCCAAAATCCTGCTCGTCGCGGATTGCGCCGGTTGCGCGTAAGAGTGAGCGATGAGGGGCGCGCTCAAAGCCGCGTTTGATCGTGTCCGACCGCATAGTTCCTCCCCCGGCGGCCTGCCGTGGGTCAAAGGGCGATTGATAGCGCCAGCCAAAGCCATGCCTCAGGTGCAGGCTGCTGAACGATCGACATCAAAGCATCAGCGCTGTGGTCGGTGCGCCGTCGTGGCGCGGGTGTTTGGGAAGAGCCGTCCGCGGCATTGTGGACAACAGGCGCAGAGGAGTGCGGCTGTTGGTGCGACTCTGGTTCTGTTATCGGCGGTGCGACATTGCCTGCCGGGTACTAAAAAACCCTTCCGCGCTCTGCGGAAGGGTTTGAACGTTGCCTTGGTTCTGTTCGCGCTAGTGCCTTCCGCACGCTAAATTGTCCTTGGTAATCAGGACCAGGACTAGAAGGACTAGAATAATAATCGAGCTGTGCGCGAACTTGTTCATATCGTTAAACATCCAGCTTTTAGCTTGGCGACACTGTACCACAGCTTTGTTAAGGATGTCAACCTCGATTCGCAGCCTCGACGCGATCCGTTGGTCCCACGTATCGGCGGCGATGGGTTGTGCAACGATCCGGGCTGGAAACGGATACGATAGATTCATCTACACTGTTTGCTTCGTATGAGAAGAGTAAGAGCAGATCCACGCTGCTTGTGTGCTCGTCGGATGAATTGTGCGGTACGAGGAGGTTCCCATGCGGAAGGTTGCGAAGATGTGGTTTGTGCTGGCGGCTGCGTTCGCGCTGATGCTCTTTGGCAGCGTGCTGGCCGATGACGGCGGACGGCCTTTTTCGACAACGCTGACCGGCGCGGCTGAGGTGCCGGGGCCGGGCGATCCTGACGGCAGCGGAACGGCAACGCTCACGCTCAATCCCGGCCAGGGAGAGATCTGCTATGAGCTGACTGT encodes the following:
- the ilvD gene encoding dihydroxy-acid dehydratase, coding for MRSDTIKRGFERAPHRSLLRATGAIRDEQDFGKPFIAVCNSYIDIIPGHVHLQEFGRIVKEAIRAAGGVPFEFNTIGVDDGIVMGHEGMRYSLPSRELIADSVETVVAAHCFDGLICIPNCDKIVPGMLMGAARVNIPTIFVSGGPMKAGVDSTGQKVDLISVFEGVGAYASGKIDDQRLLDLERNGCPTCGSCSGMFTANSMNCLCEALGVALPGNGTILAVSPERRDLAQRAARQLMELIKAQITFRAIVTPAAIDNAVALDVAMGGSTNTVLHVLALAREADVDYPVARFNEVAERVPHLAKVSPAWDGDRQWHIEDVHLAGGIPAILKELAHKPDALALDALTVTGRTLGENLEVARNANPECIRPIEQPHSARGGLCVLFGNLAPAGAVVKVGAVDQHQMTFRGPARCFDSEEIATNAAINGGIQPGDVVIVRYEGPRGGPGMREMLALTSMIKGMPALSSTVALITDGRFSGGTRGLCIGHASPEAAEGGPLALLRDGDMITIDLPARSMIVELGDDELAARRADWQAPARKYARGWLARYTQMVTNASNGAVLEV